Proteins encoded by one window of Rhinatrema bivittatum unplaced genomic scaffold, aRhiBiv1.1, whole genome shotgun sequence:
- the CTXN1 gene encoding cortexin-1, producing the protein MTMNTEYSTDYDLLLSPTLLDRPANSMGMDSEQKTVFAMVVFLLVFLVILMVRCFRILLDPYSRMPASSWTDHKEGLERGQFDYALV; encoded by the coding sequence ATGACCATGAACACGGAGTACAGCACGGATTATGACCTGTTGCTGTCCCCCACCCTGCTGGACCGTCCGGCAAACAGCATGGGGATGGACTCCGAGCAGAAGACGGTCTTCGCCATGGTGGTATTCCTGCTGGTGTTCCTGGTGATACTGATGGTGCGCTGCTTCCGCATACTCCTGGACCCCTACAGCCGGATGCCAGCCTCCTCCTGGACTGATCACAAGGAAGGACTGGAGAGGGGACAATTCGACTATGCCTTAGTGTAA